From Paenibacillus sp. V4I7, one genomic window encodes:
- a CDS encoding YqhG family protein, whose translation MNKRNIHTFVMRFLEAYNCTILEKSPAYVTAKLSPEADREMTGRPYYWSFVERTGAAAETMTYKFIFDPEQMKLETKAKTTATAVKSPPNLGGPSQGQGLGQSQTPQPPDGNSDSILGRYFGFVPTTVISQRLPQDEVTFGSRRLEQMFNIVREHGRFVHLFEEPFPMSATYHPALVYDTWFCVNYKVELACDRKRSEIHSLAIQLNSGEIREHFHKHMLTKSLSPKLPANSHILPDTISLPKAINALEMMLERKVSAYDHSWADEANEQHRSEIDRVEAYYNGLLLSAEPDKRNEIETQCRNRLQEIDWQHKPRIVVSVINCGLFHLNAGRTPRN comes from the coding sequence ATGAACAAACGCAATATTCACACGTTCGTCATGCGCTTTCTTGAAGCTTATAACTGTACGATTCTAGAGAAATCACCCGCTTACGTCACTGCAAAGCTTTCTCCTGAGGCAGATAGAGAGATGACAGGACGCCCTTACTATTGGAGCTTCGTAGAACGAACAGGAGCTGCAGCCGAAACGATGACCTATAAGTTCATCTTCGATCCTGAACAGATGAAGCTGGAGACGAAAGCGAAGACCACCGCAACAGCTGTCAAAAGCCCACCTAACCTGGGAGGACCAAGTCAAGGTCAAGGCCTGGGCCAGAGCCAAACTCCTCAGCCACCTGATGGAAACTCTGACAGCATTCTCGGCCGCTATTTCGGTTTCGTACCTACGACAGTCATCTCCCAGCGGCTTCCGCAGGACGAAGTGACCTTTGGCAGTAGGCGTCTGGAACAAATGTTCAACATTGTCCGTGAACACGGACGATTCGTTCATTTGTTCGAGGAACCCTTCCCGATGAGTGCTACCTATCATCCCGCACTTGTCTATGACACCTGGTTCTGCGTGAACTACAAGGTAGAGCTTGCTTGCGACCGCAAACGAAGTGAGATTCACTCTCTCGCTATTCAACTAAATAGCGGTGAAATTCGGGAACATTTTCATAAACACATGCTTACCAAGAGCCTCTCTCCGAAGCTTCCTGCGAATAGTCACATTTTACCTGACACGATTTCACTGCCTAAAGCCATTAATGCTCTTGAAATGATGCTCGAACGTAAGGTTAGTGCATATGATCATTCTTGGGCCGATGAAGCTAACGAGCAGCACCGCAGCGAAATCGATCGTGTGGAAGCTTATTACAACGGTCTCCTGCTGAGCGCTGAGCCTGACAAAAGAAACGAAATCGAAACCCAATGCCGCAATCGTCTGCAAGAAATCGACTGGCAGCACAAACCTCGTATTGTCGTATCTGTCATCAATTGCGGATTGTTTCATTTGAACGCTGGGCGAACACCCAGGAACTGA
- a CDS encoding DEAD/DEAH box helicase codes for MRQHEQQENIRPIHNQLDMHFERDWFTELDNRVRGGGPWDDWTLYQLAYESEESGLISTFDEMQCLVHLGQLEPMAHQIDTAKRVLNEMRGRAILADEVGLGKTIEAGLILKEYMIRGLVRKTLILVPASLVLQWVRELNSKFGIPAVAHKKAYMWKQSDVIVASMDTAKRDPHREIVMGLEYDMLIVDEAHKLKNKKTTNYTFVNELRKKYCLLLTATPVQNDLKELFNLITLLKPGQLGIHSSFKTNYVVGKRTPKNEGQLQQELSKVMIRNRRGDGGVHYTKRVVRNIPLTLSNDEQALYDGVTNFVRTRYQESAGDLSSMLSLITLQREVCSSRDAVFITLVNLFKKTAEDSPQRAKIWELVELIRSIKANTKAETTMKLVQDINDKVIIFTEYRASQEYLLNYLKEHKITAVPYRGGMNRGKKDWMMDLFRNRVQVLVATEAGGEGINLQFCHNMINFDLPWNPMRVEQRIGRVHRLGQTHDVNIYNLSTRNTIEEHILSLLHEKINMFELVIGQLDTILEKIEKKGSLETSLFRMVMEAGSSEDIRRKIDELGHSFTEVKSEIEQNPVYGAAFQGILDAVGGTQNIEVRP; via the coding sequence ATGCGTCAACATGAACAGCAAGAGAACATTCGCCCCATTCATAATCAGCTTGATATGCACTTTGAGAGGGACTGGTTTACTGAGCTGGATAATCGTGTGCGCGGCGGTGGTCCTTGGGACGACTGGACGCTGTACCAGCTAGCCTACGAATCGGAAGAATCGGGGCTTATTTCTACGTTTGATGAAATGCAATGCCTCGTTCATTTAGGGCAGCTCGAACCTATGGCTCATCAGATTGATACGGCGAAACGTGTGCTTAACGAGATGCGTGGCCGGGCTATTTTGGCCGATGAAGTTGGACTTGGGAAAACGATTGAGGCTGGTTTGATTTTAAAAGAATATATGATCCGCGGTTTGGTCCGCAAAACGCTTATCCTCGTACCCGCTTCCCTTGTGCTGCAATGGGTCCGGGAATTGAATAGCAAATTCGGCATTCCAGCTGTTGCTCATAAAAAAGCCTACATGTGGAAGCAAAGCGACGTCATTGTTGCCTCCATGGACACCGCCAAACGTGACCCGCATCGCGAAATTGTCATGGGTCTTGAATATGACATGTTGATCGTCGATGAGGCCCACAAGCTCAAAAATAAGAAAACGACCAATTACACCTTCGTGAACGAGCTGCGTAAAAAGTATTGCCTACTGCTCACCGCCACTCCGGTGCAGAACGACCTGAAAGAGCTTTTCAATCTCATCACCCTGCTCAAACCAGGTCAGCTTGGGATTCATAGCAGCTTCAAAACCAATTATGTGGTTGGCAAAAGGACACCGAAAAACGAGGGTCAGCTTCAACAGGAGCTATCCAAGGTTATGATTCGCAACCGTCGCGGCGACGGAGGCGTTCATTATACGAAAAGGGTAGTTCGGAATATTCCTCTCACGCTCTCGAATGATGAACAGGCACTCTACGATGGGGTAACGAATTTCGTTCGAACCAGGTATCAAGAGAGTGCCGGTGATCTCAGCAGTATGCTTTCGCTTATCACTCTGCAGCGCGAAGTCTGCAGTTCCCGGGACGCCGTATTCATCACGCTCGTCAATTTGTTCAAGAAAACAGCCGAGGACTCACCGCAGCGCGCCAAAATATGGGAGCTTGTCGAGTTGATTCGCAGTATCAAAGCGAACACCAAAGCAGAGACCACGATGAAGCTCGTACAAGATATTAATGATAAAGTCATCATTTTCACCGAATACCGCGCTTCCCAAGAGTATCTTCTCAACTACTTGAAGGAACATAAAATAACCGCTGTCCCTTATCGAGGCGGTATGAATCGCGGTAAAAAAGATTGGATGATGGATTTATTCCGTAATCGTGTACAAGTCCTTGTCGCAACAGAGGCTGGCGGCGAGGGGATTAATCTACAGTTTTGCCATAACATGATCAATTTCGATCTTCCTTGGAATCCCATGCGTGTTGAACAACGAATTGGCCGTGTTCATCGACTTGGACAAACGCATGATGTCAACATTTATAACCTATCCACTAGAAATACGATTGAAGAGCATATTCTCTCTTTGCTGCACGAGAAAATTAATATGTTTGAGCTAGTTATCGGCCAACTCGATACCATCCTCGAGAAAATCGAGAAAAAAGGCTCCCTCGAAACATCGTTGTTCCGCATGGTCATGGAGGCAGGCTCTAGCGAAGATATACGCAGAAAGATCGATGAGCTAGGCCATTCATTTACCGAGGTCAAATCGGAAATTGAACAAAATCCGGTATACGGGGCAGCCTTCCAAGGCATTCTTGATGCTGTTGGCGGCACGCAAAACATTGAGGTAAGGCCATGA
- a CDS encoding biotin/lipoate A/B protein ligase family protein, whose product MTTWRFIHTGDRSPAENMALDEAILTAHSEGIVPPTVRFYGWNPATLSIGYFQKASEVDQEAVAKEGIGFVRRPTGGRAVLHDKELTYSIIVAEDYPGIPRNVTDAYRVLSEGLLQGFRALGLGAEMVQLANDEEKEKYASAGSAACFDSPSWYELVVEGRKVAGSAQVRQKNVVLQHGSILLDMDTDQLFRMLRFSNEKVAERMKTSFLKKAVAINELLRAQGKEAVTLSQVEEAFRREIALGLGVELVEESLTPYEIELSKRLVREKYGTDEWNLRR is encoded by the coding sequence ATGACGACATGGCGTTTCATACATACAGGAGATCGTTCTCCTGCTGAAAATATGGCATTAGATGAAGCAATTCTGACAGCCCACAGTGAAGGAATCGTTCCTCCAACGGTGCGTTTCTACGGATGGAATCCGGCAACGCTGTCGATTGGCTATTTTCAAAAGGCGTCGGAAGTCGATCAGGAAGCGGTAGCAAAGGAGGGAATTGGCTTCGTACGGCGTCCAACTGGCGGGAGAGCCGTTCTACATGATAAGGAACTGACGTATAGCATTATCGTTGCCGAGGACTATCCGGGTATTCCGCGTAATGTGACAGATGCCTATCGCGTGCTGAGCGAGGGGCTTTTACAAGGATTTCGGGCGCTTGGGCTGGGCGCAGAAATGGTGCAGCTCGCAAATGATGAGGAGAAAGAGAAGTACGCATCAGCTGGATCAGCGGCCTGCTTCGATTCTCCCTCATGGTATGAGCTGGTTGTTGAGGGACGCAAAGTCGCCGGCAGCGCGCAGGTTCGGCAAAAAAATGTCGTGCTGCAGCACGGCTCCATCCTGCTCGACATGGATACCGATCAGCTATTTCGCATGCTGCGTTTCTCAAACGAGAAGGTTGCGGAGCGGATGAAGACTAGCTTTTTGAAGAAAGCTGTGGCTATAAACGAGCTGCTTCGGGCGCAAGGAAAAGAGGCGGTAACACTTAGTCAGGTGGAAGAAGCGTTTCGTCGTGAGATCGCGCTGGGACTTGGTGTGGAGCTTGTTGAGGAATCGTTGACACCTTATGAAATTGAGCTTTCTAAGCGTCTTGTGCGTGAGAAATATGGCACGGATGAGTGGAATTTGCGTCGTTAA
- the dat gene encoding D-amino-acid transaminase produces MYFFKNEFVNKEDVFLSPDDRGYYFGDGIYEVFRVYNGKIYEQAAHMQRLQRTASEVRIDLPFTIEKMGHILTQLIEKNGLNEGTVYMQITRGEAPRAHPFPAQVEPILLAFCTEVRRPVATIHNGINAITFEDIRWLRCDLKTLNLLPNVMAKQAALDHGVQEVVLHRNGTVTECSASNLMMIKDGVLYTHPANHLILHGITRAVVLRLAHSLKITVKEEPFTTEQLLLAEEAFITGTTVEITPILQIDGKAIGTGAPGPITRSLQSEFERTFAQ; encoded by the coding sequence ATGTATTTCTTTAAAAATGAATTCGTCAACAAGGAAGACGTTTTTCTTTCACCGGATGATCGTGGGTACTATTTTGGAGATGGGATATATGAAGTATTCCGAGTATATAACGGGAAAATTTACGAGCAAGCTGCTCATATGCAGAGACTCCAAAGAACCGCTAGTGAAGTGCGGATAGATCTACCTTTTACTATTGAAAAAATGGGTCATATTCTCACGCAACTTATCGAAAAAAATGGTCTAAATGAAGGCACTGTTTATATGCAAATCACCAGGGGCGAAGCTCCACGGGCACATCCGTTCCCCGCGCAAGTCGAACCCATTCTGCTTGCCTTCTGTACAGAGGTGCGCAGACCCGTTGCTACGATACATAATGGCATTAACGCAATCACATTTGAGGATATCCGCTGGTTGAGATGTGATCTCAAAACGCTTAATCTTCTCCCAAATGTCATGGCCAAACAAGCAGCTCTCGATCATGGAGTGCAAGAAGTCGTGCTGCATCGAAATGGCACTGTCACAGAATGCAGCGCCTCTAACTTGATGATGATCAAAGATGGCGTGCTTTACACGCACCCAGCTAACCATTTGATCCTTCATGGTATTACTCGGGCTGTCGTTTTGAGATTAGCTCACTCACTAAAAATTACGGTTAAAGAAGAACCCTTTACGACGGAGCAGCTTCTGCTGGCTGAGGAAGCTTTTATCACAGGAACTACCGTGGAAATTACACCTATCTTACAGATTGATGGCAAAGCAATTGGGACCGGCGCGCCAGGTCCGATTACTCGCAGTCTGCAGAGTGAGTTTGAACGTACTTTTGCACAATAA